A window of the Lagopus muta isolate bLagMut1 chromosome 1, bLagMut1 primary, whole genome shotgun sequence genome harbors these coding sequences:
- the LOC125687917 gene encoding PHD finger protein 7-like, whose amino-acid sequence MSTMGIRIPARRPTWDDDDSFESLLQRHQRCDARRCLYPGGRQQADRRGPWQLILCSSCAAEGTHRQCSRLSNTTAMWECDSCAGLGTAASTIPERAGPSTASQEGLQPSHGPQEPEDSRSGPTSQAASGPSHSSQPPELSSQTSELGTEQGTIHPHSPDHQDASELHRAHRGSRRTAAPRAESSSRPATRRGSSRSSRAATVAARRRRSRQRGTSRTRSRSPLQGRAAGSQSRTRRPQGSRRTPPPAAQDSAQNTTRPVTRRSLSAPLYSHPGERPGQPGEARM is encoded by the exons ATGTCTACCATGGGAATCCGAATCCCAGCCAG AAGACCAACATGGGACGACGATGATTCCTTTGAATCCCTCCTCCAGAGGCACCAGCGCTGCGATGCCAGGAGGTGCCTTTACCCTGGAGGCAGACAGCAGGCAGACAGAAGGGG GCCCTGGCAGCTGatcctgtgcagctcctgcgcTGCTGAGGGCACTCACCGACAGTGCTCCCGCTTGAGCAACACAACAGCCATGTGGGAGTGCGACAGCTGTGCTGGCCTGGGTACCG CCGCCAGCACCATCCCGGAGCGTGctgggcccagcactgccagccaggaGGGCCTGCAACCATCCCACGGCCCCCAGGAACCAGAGGACAGCAGGTCCGGTCCCACCAGCCAGGCAGCATCGGGGCCatcacacagctcccagccgCCAGAGCTCAGCAGTCAGACCAGTGAGCTGGGGACCGAACAGGGGACGATCCACCCACATTCTCCTGACCATCAGGATGCATCTGAGCTGCACCGAGCACACCGTGGCAGCAGACGCACGGCAGCCCCAAGAGCTGAAAGCAGCTCACGGCCAGCCACCAGACGGGGCTCATCGCGATCCTCCAGAGCAGCCACAGTGGCTGCACGCAGAAGGCGTTCCAGGCAGCGGGGAACAAGCCGGACACGAAGCCGCTCCCCGCTGCAAGGTCGGGCCGCAGGTTCCCAGAGCCGGACCAGAAGGCCTCAGGGCAGCAGGCGAACACCACCTCCAGCTGCTCAGGACAGTGCCCAGAACACCACCAGGCCGGTGACACGGAGGTCCTTGAGTGCTCCCCTGTATTCACACCCTGGGGAACGGCCTGGGCAGCCAGGGGAGGCCCGCATGTGA